In Leptotrichia sp. OH3620_COT-345, the following proteins share a genomic window:
- a CDS encoding M20 family metallopeptidase yields the protein MNLKEINVFIKNSVENIYDEIVKVRRKIHMNPELGDEEFQTSKTVKEFLKENNIQFEEIINTGVVATIYNGEGKTVAARADMDALPIFEENNVEYKSIVTGKMHACGHDAHTSIQLGVAKILAENKDKWKGTVRFFFQPAEETDGGAYRMIKAGALNFNGETSKKIDAFFALHMAPEIDLGKIGLKYGKVHATSAMLELIIYGVSAHGALPHKGVDAILIGSKVLEFFQSIISRKIDPREEAVISIGSFKGGETNNVICDKVKMLGTIRTMSAEIRSLIMETIKRDLPKFVESLGGKVEINLKEGYAPVINNDRITEFVEKNIIDLYGKESLEILKEARMDVEDVSYFLNEIDGCFFRLGTRNESKGLIYDLHHPKFNIDEESLKIGMGLQLKNIMEYLK from the coding sequence ATGAATTTAAAAGAAATAAATGTATTTATAAAAAACAGTGTTGAGAACATATATGATGAAATTGTAAAAGTAAGAAGAAAAATACATATGAATCCCGAGCTCGGAGATGAAGAATTTCAAACAAGCAAAACTGTAAAAGAATTTTTAAAAGAAAATAATATACAGTTTGAAGAAATTATAAATACAGGAGTAGTGGCTACAATATATAACGGTGAGGGAAAAACAGTAGCAGCAAGAGCGGATATGGATGCTTTACCGATTTTTGAAGAAAATAATGTAGAATATAAATCAATAGTAACAGGGAAAATGCACGCATGTGGTCATGATGCCCATACATCTATACAATTGGGAGTAGCAAAAATACTTGCTGAAAACAAAGATAAATGGAAAGGAACAGTAAGATTTTTTTTCCAACCTGCTGAGGAAACAGACGGAGGAGCTTATCGAATGATAAAAGCGGGAGCATTAAATTTTAATGGAGAAACTAGTAAAAAAATAGATGCTTTTTTTGCTTTACACATGGCACCTGAAATTGATTTAGGGAAAATAGGTCTAAAGTACGGAAAAGTACATGCAACTTCAGCAATGCTTGAGCTTATAATTTACGGTGTTTCAGCTCATGGTGCACTTCCTCATAAAGGAGTGGATGCTATCCTTATAGGAAGTAAAGTTCTTGAATTTTTTCAGTCCATTATAAGCAGAAAAATAGACCCGAGAGAAGAAGCTGTAATTTCCATAGGTTCATTTAAAGGCGGAGAAACTAATAATGTTATTTGCGATAAAGTAAAAATGCTCGGAACAATAAGGACAATGTCGGCAGAAATAAGAAGTCTCATTATGGAAACCATAAAAAGAGATTTACCTAAATTTGTAGAAAGTTTGGGAGGGAAAGTTGAAATAAATCTTAAAGAAGGCTATGCTCCTGTTATTAATAATGACAGAATTACTGAATTTGTGGAAAAAAATATAATTGATTTATATGGAAAAGAAAGTCTTGAAATACTAAAAGAAGCAAGAATGGATGTGGAAGATGTAAGTTATTTTCTAAATGAAATAGACGGATGTTTTTTTAGACTTGGAACCAGAAATGAAAGTAAAGGATTGATTTATGATTTGCATCATCCGAAATTCAACATAGATGAAGAAAGTTTGAAAATAGGAATGGGACTTCAATTGAAAAATATAATGGAATATTTAAAATAA
- a CDS encoding GNAT family N-acetyltransferase translates to MKLLKMKRGKNILNVYRLYLKAFPKSERKPFPFILLRQWKGTTEVLVIKNNNGDFLGMAISVIHSNLVLLAYFAISDNQRGEGIGSKAFQMLKERYKEKKFFLEIENTGVSEAPNINQRIKRKDFYLKNGMIELPFIIDFFGTEMEIMINNLPLTFNEYHSIYKKEFGNYISRKVKFVKYKK, encoded by the coding sequence ATGAAACTTTTAAAAATGAAACGGGGAAAAAATATTCTAAATGTATATAGACTTTATCTAAAGGCTTTTCCTAAAAGTGAACGAAAGCCTTTTCCTTTTATACTGCTCAGGCAATGGAAAGGTACAACTGAAGTTCTTGTAATAAAAAATAATAACGGAGATTTTCTTGGAATGGCAATTTCCGTTATACATAGTAATCTTGTTCTACTGGCATACTTTGCGATTTCTGACAATCAGAGAGGAGAAGGTATAGGTTCAAAAGCCTTTCAAATGTTAAAAGAACGTTACAAAGAAAAAAAGTTTTTTCTTGAAATTGAAAATACCGGCGTTTCTGAAGCTCCGAATATAAATCAAAGAATAAAAAGAAAAGATTTTTATTTAAAAAACGGAATGATTGAACTGCCTTTTATTATTGATTTTTTCGGTACCGAAATGGAAATTATGATAAATAATTTGCCATTGACCTTCAATGAATACCATTCCATTTACAAAAAGGAATTTGGAAATTACATCAGCAGAAAAGTTAAATTTGTAAAATATAAAAAATGA
- a CDS encoding Cof-type HAD-IIB family hydrolase codes for MVKLVAIDMDGTLLNGKKEITFKQKEALKEAEKKGIKTVLCTGRPLFGIMPFYKELNLEKTDGYIIVNNGCSIHKTEDLALTDYHKLTKKDIEYLYSLTEGYDVNFTLFDNKHYFCVGKSNEYTEYDGKLVYVPITEITLKEALDDKHTMFQSMYVGSPENVDKFQKDNEDKLKKHYSIVRSQKYILEAMPFGVEKGSAIKKLTEKLGIKKEEVMAIGDGNNDIEMLTYAGISVAMENATENVKKAAKYITESNENDGVAKALYKYALNIK; via the coding sequence ATGGTTAAACTTGTAGCAATTGATATGGACGGGACATTATTAAACGGGAAAAAAGAGATTACATTTAAACAAAAAGAAGCATTAAAAGAAGCTGAAAAAAAAGGAATAAAAACAGTACTGTGTACAGGACGTCCGTTATTCGGAATAATGCCTTTTTATAAAGAGTTGAATTTGGAAAAAACTGACGGATATATAATTGTCAATAACGGTTGTTCAATACATAAAACAGAAGATTTGGCATTGACTGATTATCATAAATTAACAAAAAAGGATATAGAATATTTATATAGCTTAACAGAAGGGTATGATGTAAATTTTACTCTATTTGATAACAAACATTATTTCTGTGTGGGGAAATCTAATGAATATACTGAATATGACGGAAAACTTGTTTATGTACCTATAACGGAAATTACTTTAAAAGAAGCACTTGATGATAAACATACAATGTTTCAATCTATGTATGTAGGTTCACCTGAAAATGTGGATAAGTTTCAGAAAGATAATGAAGATAAACTGAAAAAACATTACAGCATTGTAAGAAGCCAGAAATATATATTGGAAGCTATGCCTTTCGGAGTGGAAAAAGGTTCGGCAATAAAAAAATTGACTGAAAAATTAGGAATAAAAAAAGAAGAAGTTATGGCAATAGGCGATGGAAATAATGATATAGAAATGCTTACATATGCGGGAATCAGTGTAGCAATGGAAAATGCAACGGAAAATGTAAAGAAAGCGGCAAAGTATATCACAGAAAGTAATGAAAATGACGGAGTTGCAAAAGCTCTTTATAAATATGCGTTGAATATTAAGTAA
- a CDS encoding V-type ATP synthase subunit D, protein MAKLNVNPTRMELTKLKIRLRTAVRGHKLLKDKQDELMRQFIEMIKLNKKLREEVEIKLQNSFKDFLLARGVMSDEMLENAISCPNEEIGVDIKKKNIMSVHVPKMDFVRNSATKTGSIYPYGYAQTSADLDDAIDGLNNTLSNLLELAEVEKACQLMADEVEKTRRRVNALEYMTIPQLKETIRFIQMKLDENERGSITRLMKVKDMMAAKN, encoded by the coding sequence ATGGCAAAATTAAATGTAAATCCTACCCGAATGGAGCTTACAAAACTTAAAATCCGTCTTAGGACAGCAGTAAGAGGACATAAGCTTCTGAAAGATAAACAGGACGAATTAATGAGACAATTTATTGAAATGATAAAATTAAATAAAAAACTCCGTGAAGAAGTGGAAATAAAATTACAGAATTCATTTAAAGATTTTCTCCTTGCAAGAGGGGTAATGTCGGATGAAATGCTTGAAAATGCCATTTCCTGTCCAAATGAAGAAATAGGTGTGGATATTAAAAAGAAAAATATAATGAGTGTTCATGTTCCGAAAATGGATTTTGTGAGAAACAGTGCAACAAAAACAGGGTCTATATATCCTTATGGCTATGCACAGACATCGGCGGATTTGGATGATGCTATAGATGGATTGAATAATACATTAAGTAATCTTCTGGAACTTGCCGAAGTGGAAAAGGCATGTCAACTTATGGCTGATGAAGTAGAAAAGACAAGACGTCGTGTAAATGCATTGGAATATATGACAATACCTCAACTCAAAGAAACAATAAGATTCATCCAGATGAAGTTGGATGAAAATGAGAGAGGAAGTATAACGAGGCTAATGAAAGTTAAGGATATGATGGCTGCAAAAAATTAA
- a CDS encoding V-type ATP synthase subunit B, producing MLKEYKTITEIVGPLMIVEGVEGVKYEELVEIETQTGELRRGRVLEVNGDKAMVQLFESSSGINLKNSKVRFLEKPLSLGVSGDMIGRIFDGLGRPKDNGPKIIPEKSLDINGVAINPVARDYPSEFIQTGVSSIDGLNTLVRGQKLPIFSGSGLPHAELAAQIARQAKVLGSGSKFAVVFGAIGITFEEAQFFIDDFTKTGAIDRAVLFMNLADDPAIERIATPRMALTCAEYLAFEKGMHVLVILTDLTNYCEALREVSAARKEVPGRRGYPGYLYTDLSTIYERAGRIKGKEGSITQIPILTMPEDDKTHPIPDLTGYITEGQIILSRDLYKQNLMPPVDVLPSLSRLKDKGIGKEKTREDHADTMNQLFAAYATGKEAKELAVILGESALSDTDKAFVKFTTAFEEQYVAQGFEKNRTIEETLNLGWELLKILPKTELKRIRDEYLEKYLPAGDE from the coding sequence ATGCTTAAAGAATATAAGACGATTACGGAAATAGTGGGTCCTTTAATGATAGTTGAAGGCGTTGAAGGTGTAAAATATGAAGAACTTGTGGAAATAGAAACTCAGACGGGAGAGCTTAGACGTGGAAGAGTACTGGAAGTAAACGGAGATAAAGCAATGGTTCAGTTGTTTGAAAGTTCTTCAGGAATAAATCTGAAAAATTCCAAAGTAAGATTTCTTGAAAAACCTTTATCATTAGGTGTTTCAGGAGATATGATAGGAAGAATATTTGACGGATTGGGAAGACCGAAAGATAACGGTCCGAAAATTATTCCTGAAAAAAGTTTGGACATAAACGGAGTAGCTATAAATCCTGTTGCAAGGGATTACCCGTCAGAATTTATCCAGACGGGAGTATCTTCCATTGACGGTCTGAACACTCTCGTAAGAGGACAGAAACTACCTATATTTTCAGGTTCAGGACTTCCTCATGCGGAACTTGCGGCACAAATAGCAAGACAGGCAAAAGTTTTAGGTTCAGGGTCAAAATTTGCCGTAGTATTCGGAGCTATAGGTATTACTTTTGAAGAAGCACAGTTCTTTATTGACGACTTTACAAAAACAGGAGCAATTGACAGGGCGGTACTGTTTATGAACCTTGCCGATGATCCTGCAATAGAAAGAATAGCAACTCCGAGAATGGCACTTACATGTGCTGAATATCTCGCCTTTGAAAAAGGAATGCATGTACTTGTAATACTTACAGATTTGACTAATTACTGTGAGGCACTCCGTGAAGTGTCGGCAGCGAGAAAAGAAGTTCCGGGAAGACGTGGATATCCGGGGTATCTATATACCGATTTGTCCACTATTTATGAAAGAGCAGGAAGAATAAAAGGAAAAGAAGGTTCTATAACTCAAATACCTATACTTACAATGCCTGAAGATGATAAAACTCATCCAATACCTGATTTAACAGGATATATAACTGAAGGGCAGATAATTTTGTCAAGAGATTTATATAAACAGAATCTTATGCCACCTGTAGATGTGCTTCCATCACTTTCAAGATTGAAAGATAAAGGGATAGGAAAGGAAAAAACAAGAGAAGACCACGCTGATACGATGAATCAACTTTTTGCGGCCTATGCTACAGGAAAAGAAGCAAAAGAATTAGCGGTAATTTTGGGAGAATCTGCATTATCAGATACTGATAAGGCCTTTGTAAAATTTACTACAGCATTTGAAGAGCAGTATGTAGCTCAAGGTTTTGAAAAAAATAGAACAATTGAAGAAACATTAAATTTAGGATGGGAGTTATTAAAAATATTGCCTAAAACGGAGTTGAAAAGAATTAGAGACGAATATTTGGAAAAATATTTGCCGGCAGGAGATGAATAA
- a CDS encoding V-type ATP synthase subunit A: MKVGRIIKVSGPLVVAEGMDEANVYDVVRVSDNKLIGEIIEMRGDQASIQVYEETVGIGPGEPVYSTGEPLSVELGPGLLEAMFDGIQRPLQEFQEVAGDYLNKGVEVPSLNREKKWDFVPVMKTGDKVEAGDIIGTVQETSVISHKIMIPLGINGTLKSIEKGSFTVTDTVAVVETSEGDVNIQMMQKWPVRRGRKYKQKLNPEAPLITGQRVIDTFFPVTKGGTACVPGPFGSGKTVVQHQLAKWADAQIIVYVGCGERGNEMTDVLMEFPEIIDPNTGQSLMKRTVLIANTSNMPVAAREASIYTGITIAEYFRDMGYSVAIMADSTSRWAEALREMSGRLEEMPGDEGYPAYLGSRAADFYERSGKVICLGSDEREGALTVIGAVSPPGGDISEPVSQATLRIVKVFWGLDANLAYRRHFPAINWLNSYSLYQTKVDGWMDKNVGPEFSQNRQRAMALLQEESSLQEIVRLVGRDTLSEKDQLKLEVAKSIREDYLQQNAFMESDTYTSLNKQNKMLQLVLKFYDEGLRGLDSGAYLKEISSMSVREKIARAKYLSEEELDKMNSISEEITTEIDSLINKGGIPNA; the protein is encoded by the coding sequence TTGAAAGTAGGAAGAATTATAAAAGTATCAGGACCTCTTGTAGTGGCAGAGGGTATGGATGAAGCAAATGTCTACGATGTTGTGAGAGTTTCTGATAATAAATTGATAGGTGAAATAATAGAAATGAGGGGAGACCAGGCGTCAATACAGGTTTATGAAGAAACTGTAGGAATAGGACCCGGAGAACCTGTATACTCTACAGGGGAACCTTTAAGTGTAGAACTTGGACCGGGACTTTTGGAAGCCATGTTTGACGGTATACAAAGACCTTTGCAGGAGTTTCAGGAAGTTGCAGGAGATTATCTGAATAAAGGAGTTGAAGTTCCTTCATTAAATAGAGAAAAAAAGTGGGATTTTGTGCCTGTTATGAAAACAGGAGATAAAGTAGAAGCCGGAGATATAATAGGAACAGTTCAGGAAACTTCAGTTATAAGCCATAAAATTATGATACCTTTAGGGATAAACGGAACTTTAAAGTCAATAGAAAAAGGAAGTTTTACAGTTACAGACACTGTGGCAGTGGTGGAAACATCTGAAGGTGATGTAAATATACAAATGATGCAAAAATGGCCTGTACGTCGTGGAAGAAAATATAAACAAAAATTGAACCCTGAAGCTCCTTTAATTACAGGACAGAGAGTAATAGATACTTTTTTTCCTGTAACTAAAGGGGGAACTGCATGTGTACCGGGACCTTTCGGTTCAGGGAAAACAGTAGTTCAACACCAGCTTGCAAAATGGGCGGATGCTCAAATAATAGTTTATGTGGGTTGTGGAGAACGTGGAAATGAAATGACGGATGTTCTTATGGAATTTCCTGAAATAATAGATCCGAATACAGGACAGTCACTGATGAAAAGAACCGTGCTTATAGCAAATACTTCCAATATGCCGGTTGCTGCAAGAGAAGCTAGTATTTATACAGGAATAACTATTGCCGAATATTTCAGAGATATGGGATATTCAGTAGCTATAATGGCAGACTCCACATCAAGATGGGCGGAAGCACTTCGTGAAATGTCAGGGCGTCTTGAAGAAATGCCGGGAGATGAAGGATATCCTGCCTATTTAGGTTCAAGAGCGGCAGATTTCTATGAAAGATCAGGAAAAGTAATCTGCTTAGGTTCCGACGAAAGAGAAGGAGCATTAACGGTAATCGGTGCGGTTTCACCTCCGGGAGGGGATATTTCGGAACCGGTATCACAAGCTACACTCAGAATAGTTAAAGTATTCTGGGGACTTGATGCAAACCTTGCATATAGAAGACATTTTCCTGCTATAAATTGGCTTAATTCCTATTCCCTATATCAGACAAAAGTTGACGGCTGGATGGATAAGAATGTAGGGCCGGAGTTTTCTCAAAATAGACAGAGGGCAATGGCGTTACTTCAGGAGGAATCAAGTTTACAGGAAATTGTAAGACTGGTAGGGAGAGATACTCTTTCAGAAAAGGATCAGCTTAAACTTGAAGTTGCAAAATCCATAAGGGAGGATTATCTTCAGCAAAATGCCTTTATGGAATCTGATACATATACTTCACTGAATAAGCAGAATAAAATGCTTCAGTTAGTATTGAAATTTTATGATGAAGGACTTAGAGGGCTTGATTCGGGAGCATATCTAAAAGAAATTTCTTCCATGTCTGTAAGAGAAAAAATAGCAAGGGCAAAGTATCTGTCTGAGGAAGAGTTGGATAAAATGAATAGTATCTCAGAAGAAATAACAACTGAAATAGACAGTCTTATAAACAAAGGAGGTATACCGAATGCTTAA
- a CDS encoding V-type ATP synthase subunit F, translating into MYKIGVVGDKDSILAFKALGIEVFPAVDKEEARKIIDTLANSKYGIIFVTEQIADLVKETVERYDKELIPAIILIPNNQGSLGIGIQKINDYVEKAIGSNIF; encoded by the coding sequence ATGTATAAAATAGGTGTAGTCGGAGATAAGGATTCAATTTTGGCATTTAAGGCACTGGGGATAGAAGTGTTTCCTGCAGTCGATAAAGAAGAAGCAAGAAAAATAATAGATACATTGGCAAATAGCAAATACGGAATTATATTTGTAACGGAACAGATTGCGGATTTGGTAAAAGAAACTGTTGAAAGATATGATAAGGAACTTATTCCGGCAATAATACTGATACCGAACAATCAGGGAAGTTTAGGCATCGGAATACAGAAAATAAATGATTACGTGGAAAAAGCAATAGGTTCAAATATATTTTAA
- a CDS encoding V-type ATP synthase subunit C, which translates to MNKMDYGRSVVTVRVLEKRLLNKSRLERMIEAETPDEVLKLLGETEYSQSMTDIKNSREYEKILKKETERVFSLIRKMSNDSEIVDILSLKYDYHNLKVLLKGKLTGKDFSMLLMDAGTVKSGKLKAQFDAENYGDLPEEFSKAANEVEKDFDENKNPQRIDIIVDKYYYFHLLKIAEKINVKILKDYVESLIDFQNIITLLRVKKQNKDFKFLENVIHEGGKIPKDKIVSSLNDSVESIANKFRKEKIGNYLVKGAEIFNEEGRLSELEKISDNYLLELNKESKYTVFGPEPLFAYLIAKEREMNAIRMIMVSKINNINSEKVRERLRDTYV; encoded by the coding sequence ATGAATAAAATGGATTACGGACGTAGTGTCGTAACTGTAAGAGTATTGGAAAAAAGACTTTTAAATAAAAGCAGACTTGAAAGAATGATAGAAGCTGAAACTCCCGATGAAGTATTAAAATTATTGGGAGAAACTGAATATTCCCAAAGCATGACGGATATTAAAAATAGCAGAGAATATGAAAAAATTCTGAAAAAAGAAACTGAAAGAGTATTTTCTCTTATAAGAAAAATGAGTAATGATAGTGAAATAGTAGATATCTTATCTCTTAAATATGATTATCACAATCTTAAAGTTTTATTGAAAGGAAAACTTACAGGAAAAGATTTTTCAATGCTTCTTATGGATGCAGGAACGGTAAAGTCAGGCAAATTGAAAGCTCAGTTTGATGCTGAAAACTATGGCGATTTGCCTGAAGAATTTAGTAAAGCTGCGAATGAAGTTGAAAAAGATTTCGATGAAAATAAGAATCCTCAGAGAATAGATATAATAGTTGATAAATATTATTATTTTCATTTATTAAAGATTGCAGAAAAAATAAATGTGAAAATACTGAAAGATTATGTTGAAAGTCTTATTGATTTTCAGAATATAATTACTTTGTTACGTGTCAAAAAGCAGAATAAGGACTTTAAATTTTTGGAAAATGTAATACATGAAGGAGGGAAAATTCCCAAGGATAAGATTGTCTCTTCATTGAATGACAGTGTCGAATCAATAGCAAACAAATTCAGAAAAGAAAAAATAGGAAACTATCTTGTAAAGGGTGCTGAAATATTTAATGAAGAAGGACGACTGTCCGAGCTTGAAAAAATATCCGATAATTATTTGTTAGAATTGAATAAGGAATCCAAATATACGGTATTTGGTCCGGAGCCTTTATTTGCATATCTTATTGCAAAAGAAAGAGAAATGAATGCGATCAGAATGATAATGGTAAGTAAGATTAACAACATAAATTCCGAAAAAGTAAGAGAAAGGCTGCGTGATACATATGTATAA
- a CDS encoding V-type ATP synthase subunit E — protein sequence MSNLDNLTSKIINDAKEKAAEIEQKAKETADEKYKAGLKKADIKKKNILEMGEKERELISERMKSGAVLKARDEKLQAKQDTIDKVISRLKEKLVNMDEEEYIKYISENTDISSFNSNKKLIVKKEHLNKVKEKFPNIKTEENVFVDSGFIIEENGIQENYTFEVKLDFMRDELEVEISRLLFS from the coding sequence ATGTCTAATTTGGATAATTTAACATCAAAAATAATAAATGATGCTAAAGAAAAAGCAGCTGAAATTGAACAGAAAGCAAAAGAGACAGCTGATGAGAAATATAAAGCAGGATTGAAGAAAGCCGACATAAAGAAAAAAAATATACTCGAAATGGGTGAAAAAGAGCGTGAACTTATTTCTGAAAGAATGAAATCGGGAGCGGTTCTGAAAGCAAGAGATGAGAAATTGCAAGCTAAACAGGATACTATCGACAAAGTGATTTCCAGATTAAAGGAAAAACTTGTAAATATGGATGAAGAAGAGTATATTAAATATATTTCCGAAAATACGGATATTTCTTCATTCAATTCAAATAAAAAATTAATAGTGAAAAAAGAGCATTTAAATAAAGTGAAAGAAAAATTTCCGAATATAAAAACGGAAGAAAATGTATTTGTAGATTCCGGATTTATAATCGAAGAAAATGGAATTCAGGAAAACTACACTTTTGAAGTAAAACTGGATTTTATGAGAGATGAACTGGAAGTTGAAATTTCAAGACTTCTCTTTTCATAA
- a CDS encoding V-type ATP synthase subunit K: MNISALFAQYGGYILGALGVATAVFLSGIGSAKGVGMVGEVAAGLMSEEPEKFGKSLVLQLLPGTQGLYGFVIGLLVFFKLSPEMSFAQGFYLFVACLPIAVAGYGSAIFQGRVAAAGISILAKNEEQSTKGIVYAVMVETYALLAFVISMIMVLLGK, encoded by the coding sequence ATGAATATATCAGCATTATTTGCACAATATGGAGGTTATATTTTAGGAGCATTAGGAGTGGCTACAGCAGTATTTTTATCAGGTATAGGATCAGCAAAAGGAGTAGGAATGGTCGGAGAAGTGGCGGCAGGTCTCATGTCAGAAGAACCTGAAAAATTTGGAAAATCATTAGTGTTGCAGCTGTTGCCGGGAACACAGGGATTATACGGTTTTGTTATAGGGTTGCTTGTATTTTTCAAGCTTAGTCCTGAAATGAGTTTTGCACAAGGATTTTATTTGTTTGTAGCATGTCTTCCTATAGCAGTTGCAGGGTACGGTTCTGCAATATTTCAAGGAAGAGTTGCTGCAGCAGGGATAAGCATACTTGCAAAGAATGAAGAGCAGTCTACAAAAGGGATAGTTTATGCGGTAATGGTTGAAACTTATGCTCTTTTGGCGTTTGTAATATCAATGATTATGGTTTTATTAGGAAAATAG
- a CDS encoding V-type ATP synthase subunit I, producing MAIVKMSKFNLIAFDSQRAKILKRLQKFKEVNFVDFNVENKDETLKKIINNEELTRIEERIYSVNYSISLLKKYQVIKKNIKAVMKGNDNYTFEELAKKAAMYDWKELSHKLKELGSALDETRSKISKKYVELDSISLWDRLDINPEELKKLKTVNTYLGTIPYKLKSNFIGKMNELEKTYYEELKVTKEDIYYMIISGKEDEEKEKLLEIFRETSFTVEDLKVDTTPEEHIRKLKNEIQELKKEKNKIKSEIKSYDGELSNLEAVYEYLKNKKLRITETEKMAKTENMCIISGWIPTSKREEFEKEVADASRSNYYIDFEEADLNDGSVPIKLKNGKVVSTFESLTQMYAYPKYNEIDPTPLLTPFYIVFFGMMVADAGYGLILLLGTLFVLKFVNLNKKSRLGIKFFFYLSFSVIIWGVLYGSYFGLEIPGIWRLVNPTTEFQKLLIGSVTFGLIHLFFGLAIKAYLCFKSGKPLDALYDAGFWYMALSGGIVFLLSSVLKLSETASNISMWIMIIGMIGIVLTGGREAKSIGGKLGGGLYSLYGISGYIGDLVSYSRLMALGLAGGFIAQAMNIIAGLLGSTWFGLIFVPVIFVLGHLFNMFLSFLGSYVHTSRLIYVEFFGKFYEGGGKPFKDFRTESKYINLDD from the coding sequence ATGGCAATAGTTAAAATGAGTAAATTTAATCTGATTGCTTTTGACTCACAGAGGGCTAAAATTCTTAAAAGGCTCCAAAAATTCAAAGAAGTTAATTTTGTTGATTTTAATGTGGAAAATAAAGATGAAACATTGAAAAAAATTATCAATAATGAAGAACTAACCAGAATTGAAGAAAGAATTTATTCGGTTAATTATTCTATCAGCTTGTTAAAAAAATATCAGGTAATAAAAAAGAATATAAAAGCTGTTATGAAAGGAAATGATAATTATACCTTTGAAGAACTTGCCAAGAAAGCGGCTATGTATGACTGGAAAGAATTGAGTCACAAGCTGAAAGAATTAGGCTCAGCTTTGGATGAAACCCGTTCCAAAATATCTAAAAAATATGTAGAACTGGATAGCATATCTCTGTGGGACAGGTTGGATATAAATCCTGAAGAGTTGAAAAAACTGAAAACGGTAAATACATATCTCGGAACAATACCGTATAAGCTTAAAAGCAATTTTATAGGAAAAATGAATGAACTTGAAAAAACTTACTATGAGGAATTGAAAGTTACCAAAGAAGATATTTATTATATGATTATTTCCGGCAAGGAAGATGAGGAAAAGGAAAAACTTTTGGAAATATTCAGAGAAACAAGTTTTACAGTAGAAGATTTAAAAGTAGATACAACCCCTGAAGAACATATAAGAAAATTAAAAAATGAAATTCAGGAATTGAAAAAAGAAAAAAATAAAATAAAATCTGAAATAAAAAGTTATGATGGAGAATTAAGCAATCTAGAAGCGGTTTACGAATATCTCAAAAATAAAAAGTTAAGAATAACTGAAACCGAAAAAATGGCGAAAACGGAAAATATGTGTATAATAAGTGGATGGATTCCTACTTCTAAAAGAGAAGAATTTGAAAAAGAAGTGGCAGATGCTTCTCGATCAAATTACTATATAGATTTTGAAGAAGCTGACTTAAATGATGGAAGTGTTCCTATAAAACTGAAAAATGGAAAAGTAGTAAGTACATTTGAAAGTTTGACCCAGATGTACGCTTATCCAAAATATAATGAAATAGATCCGACACCTTTACTTACACCTTTTTATATAGTATTTTTCGGAATGATGGTTGCAGATGCGGGATACGGTCTGATTTTACTTCTTGGAACATTGTTTGTATTGAAATTTGTAAACCTTAATAAAAAATCAAGACTTGGAATAAAATTTTTCTTTTATTTAAGTTTTTCAGTTATAATATGGGGAGTTTTATACGGCTCATATTTTGGACTGGAAATACCCGGAATATGGAGATTGGTAAATCCGACGACGGAATTTCAGAAACTGCTTATAGGTTCCGTAACTTTTGGGTTGATTCACTTATTTTTTGGACTGGCTATCAAGGCATATCTGTGTTTTAAATCCGGAAAGCCTTTAGATGCGTTATATGATGCTGGGTTCTGGTATATGGCACTTAGTGGAGGAATAGTGTTTCTCTTATCTTCAGTCCTTAAGTTATCTGAAACTGCTTCAAATATTTCAATGTGGATAATGATAATAGGAATGATAGGAATTGTGCTGACAGGAGGAAGAGAAGCTAAAAGTATCGGAGGAAAACTGGGAGGAGGACTTTATAGTCTATACGGAATTTCAGGATATATAGGCGATCTTGTGTCTTATTCGAGATTAATGGCTTTAGGACTTGCAGGAGGATTTATAGCACAAGCTATGAACATTATTGCAGGACTTTTAGGAAGTACGTGGTTTGGTCTTATATTTGTTCCCGTTATATTTGTATTAGGACATCTGTTTAATATGTTCCTTTCATTTTTAGGTTCTTATGTACATACCTCAAGACTTATATATGTAGAATTTTTCGGTAAGTTTTATGAAGGAGGAGGAAAGCCTTTCAAGGATTTTAGAACCGAAAGTAAGTATATAAATCTGGATGATTAG